One Candidatus Methanoperedens sp. genomic window carries:
- the comE gene encoding sulfopyruvate decarboxylase subunit beta, protein MEPEEHVLKIMHDCRIDVLLTLPCERIKALLSLAESEFSTIHLTREDNGVGICAGVYMAGRRPLMIIQSTGIGNMINSLLALNHLYNFPLPIIASWRGIQEEAMSAHIPLGEHLQGILNGANIKYTIVENANEVERVRDVINDSFNNKRPHVALMLPNVWKDSKCKQLSISCGPTPRIFDFNYSARIREPIMTRYDAISVVVSNVDNDDIIISNLGAPCKELYDAKDRPTNFYMRGSLGLASSIGFGLALFSKKKVYVLDGDGSLLMNPNALLEIAVTEPTNLTIICLDNSSYGTTGNQQTCSCSTVDLELFAKACGIKNTVKIHTKEELAQILKDGYAFVHAIIKPGNKDCKNLPLSPREIKERFMKQM, encoded by the coding sequence ATGGAGCCTGAAGAGCATGTTTTGAAAATAATGCATGATTGTCGAATTGATGTTTTACTGACTCTTCCATGTGAAAGGATTAAAGCACTGCTCTCTTTGGCAGAATCTGAGTTTTCTACGATTCATTTGACAAGAGAGGATAATGGTGTTGGTATCTGTGCAGGTGTGTATATGGCTGGTAGGAGGCCACTTATGATAATACAGAGCACAGGTATTGGTAATATGATTAATTCTTTATTGGCGCTGAACCATTTATACAACTTCCCCCTCCCTATCATAGCTAGCTGGCGCGGAATACAGGAGGAAGCTATGTCGGCACATATACCCTTGGGAGAACATCTTCAGGGTATTTTAAATGGAGCGAACATAAAATATACTATCGTCGAGAATGCTAACGAAGTTGAAAGAGTTAGAGATGTAATAAATGACTCTTTTAATAACAAGAGACCTCATGTGGCATTGATGCTTCCAAATGTATGGAAAGACTCGAAATGCAAGCAATTATCTATATCTTGCGGCCCAACGCCTCGCATTTTTGATTTCAATTATTCAGCTAGGATACGTGAACCTATAATGACGCGTTATGATGCGATTTCGGTTGTGGTTTCGAATGTGGATAATGATGATATAATCATTTCAAATCTTGGTGCACCGTGCAAGGAGCTATACGATGCAAAGGATAGACCGACTAATTTCTATATGAGGGGAAGCCTAGGTCTTGCTTCTTCAATTGGGTTTGGTCTGGCGCTTTTTAGTAAGAAGAAGGTATATGTGCTTGATGGAGATGGAAGCTTACTTATGAATCCTAATGCTTTATTAGAAATTGCAGTTACTGAGCCGACAAATCTCACAATAATCTGTCTTGACAATTCTTCATATGGTACGACTGGAAACCAACAGACGTGTAGCTGTAGTACTGTTGATCTTGAATTGTTTGCAAAGGCATGCGGAATAAAAAATACAGTGAAGATACATACAAAAGAGGAGCTTGCACAGATACTGAAGGATGGATATGCATTCGTCCATGCAATAATAAAACCTGGAAATAAGGATTGTAAAAATTTGCCACTATCACCAAGAGAGATTAAGGAGCGTTTTATGAAGCAGATGTGA